One Labrus mixtus chromosome 12, fLabMix1.1, whole genome shotgun sequence DNA segment encodes these proteins:
- the LOC132984599 gene encoding tripartite motif-containing protein 16-like — MVPSPLDLQFEDGCNQQELHSHMHRHMLCGSEVKLVFSYEEVNLRQSLLPRGEMAQKGVQLSQETISCSICLDLLKDPVTLTCGHSYCMKCIKSHWDKEDEKTVYSCPQCRQTFTARPDLRKNTMLADLVEELKKTGLQAAPADHCYAGSEDVACDVCTGRKLKACKSCLQCLASYCEKHLQPHFEAAPFKKHKLVEPSKKLQENVCSRHDEVMKIFCRTDQQSICYLCLMDEHKGHDTVSAAAERSEKQRELEVSRQNIQQRIQDREKDVKLLQQEVEAINGSADKTVGNSEKMFTELIRLMEKRCSDVKQQVRSQQQTEVSRVRELQEKLEQEITELKRRDAEMKKLSHTQDHNQFLHDYPSLSPLSESTHSSSIKIRPLRYFEDVTAAVSEVRDKLQDVLREKWTNISQTVTEVDVLLPEPEPEPKTRAEFLKYSCDITLDPNTVNTHLLLSDGNRKVTRTKETHHYSSHPDRFTGWEQVLSKESLSGRCYWEIEKRGIGVSVAVTYKNISRAGRLKECVFGRNDKSWALDCNNNSYNFWYNKVITPVSGPQSSRVGVYLDHRAGILSFYSISETMTLLHRVQTTFTQPLHAGLRCFGDSAELCKLK, encoded by the coding sequence ATGGTTCCCTCCCCTTTAGATCTACAGTTTGAGGATGGGTGTAACCAACAAGAGCTGCACagtcacatgcacagacacatgctTTGTGGATCAGAGGTGAAACTTGTTTTCAGTTATGAGGAAGTGAATCTCAGACAGTCGTTGTTaccgagaggagaaatggcgcAGAAAGGAGTTCAGCTGAGCCAGGAAACTATTTCTTGTTCGatctgtctggatctcctgAAGGATCCGGTGACTCTTACCTGTGGACACAGTTACTGTATGAAgtgtattaaaagccactgggataaagaggatgagaagacagtctacagctgccctcagtgtagACAGACCTTCACAGCGAGGCCTGACCTGAGGAAAAACACCATGTTGGCAGatttagtggaggagctgaagaagactggactccaagctgctcctgctgatcactgctatgctggatctgaagatgtggcctgtgatgtctgcaccgggagaaaactgaaagcctgtaagtcctgtctgcagtgtctggcttcttactgtgagaaacacctCCAGCCTCATTTTGAAGCAGCTCCATTtaagaaacacaagctggtggagccctccaagaagctccaggagaacgtctgctctcgtcatgatgaggtgatgaagatattctgtcgtactgatcagcagtctatctgttatctctgtTTAATGGATGAACATaaaggtcatgacacagtctcagctgcagcagaaaggagcgagaagcagagagagctggaggtgagtcgacaaaacatccagcagagaatccaggacagagagaaagatgtgaagctgctccaacaggaggtggaggctatcaatggctccgctgataaaacagtggggaacagtgagaagatgttcactgagctgatccgtctcatggagaaaagatgctctgatgtgaagcagcaggtcagatcccagcagcaaactgaagtgagtcgagtcagagagcttcaggagaagctggagcaggagatcactgagctgaagaggagagacgctgagatgaagaagctgtcacacacacaggaccacaaccagtttctacacgactacccctcactgtcaccactcagtgaatctacacactcatccagcatcaagatccgtcctctgaggtACTTTGAGGACGTGACAGcggctgtgtcagaagtcagagataaactacaggacgtcctgagagagaaatggacaaacatctcacagacagtgactgaagtggatgttttactgccagaaccagaaccagagcccaagaccagagctgagttcttaaaatattcatgtgacatcacactggatccaaacacagtaaacacacatctgttattatctgatgggaacagaaaagtaacacgCACGAAAGAGACCCATCAttattctagtcacccagacagattcactggATGGGAGCAggtcctgagtaaagagagtctgaGTGGACGTTGTTACTGGGAGATAGAGAAGAGAGGAATAGGAGTTTCTGTAGCAGtcacatacaagaatatcagcagagcagggagaTTGAAAGAGTGTGTATTTGGACGTAATGACAAATCTTGGGCGTTAGATTGTAACAACAACAGTTATAACTTTTGGTACAACAAAGTCATcactcctgtctcaggtcctcaatcctccagagtaggagtgtacctggatcacagagcaggtattctgtccttctacagcatctctgaaaccatgactctcctccacagagtccagaccacattcactcagcctctacatgctggactcAGGTGTTTTGGAGactctgctgagttgtgtaaactgaaatag